Proteins encoded by one window of Nicotiana tabacum cultivar K326 chromosome 10, ASM71507v2, whole genome shotgun sequence:
- the LOC107825189 gene encoding uncharacterized protein LOC107825189, whose translation MAYRRKQQVPKVSTFTSDFESPAPPPLPDESSSSSSASSLAAKAIRASSAYKDSSLSSAYGQSALSSPRGDSNPLRSSAPVSTPPSSAYKDSSPLSSAYSQSARSSPRDSNPLRSSVPVSTAKDSSNYEYTSMKNLGETKQGIWGVLARKAKSIIDDNNTDQPHVSEVRTRMQHMPDSATIGEQYDRKQLPGSRKKVEGHKFQKGLDALTSSLNYIGGTIGNAFEEGLAVVENRTADIIQETRKLQIRKKDGSSVPQNNASNISGTRQQPLTRTHMHPQTQTDLETQLKASRDVAMAMAAKAKLLLRELKTVKADLAFAKERCAQLEEENRILRVSREKGDNPEDDDLIRLQLETLLAEKARLAQENSVLTRENRFLREIVEYHQLTMQDVVYLDENSEEVTEVYPIKVVSPQVTKDISSHPVSSSEPMEVSCDVTSLSSFIQIPAEDDSGRH comes from the exons ATGGCTTACAGGAGAAAGCAGCAGGTGCCTAAGGTTTCTACATTTACGAGCGATTTTGAGAGTCCGGCACCACCACCACTTCCGGATGAGAGTTCATCTTCGTCGTCTGCTTCTTCATTGGCTGCTAAAGCCATAAGAGCATCATCAGCTTACAAAGACTCTTCTCTTTCCTCCGCTTATGGTCAGTCAGCTCTTTCGTCTCCTCGCGGCGACTCGAATCCGTTACGATCTTCTGCTCCGGTTTCAACACCACCGTCATCAGCATACAAAGACTCATCTCCTCTCTCCTCCGCGTATAGTCAATCAGCTCGTTCATCTCCTCGCGACTCAAATCCGTTACGATCCTCTGTTCCGGTTTCGACAGCTAAG GATTCGTCCAACTATGAGTATACGTCAATGAAAAACTTGGGTGAAACCAAACAAGGGATTTGGGGAGTATTGGCTAGGAAAGCTAAATCGATCATTGATGATAATAATACAGATCAACCGCATGTAAGCGAAGTAAGAACAAGGATGCAGCATATGCCTGATAGTGCGACCATtggtgag CAATATGACAGAAAACAATTGCCTGGAAGCCGTAAAAAAGTTGAGGGCCATAAATTTCAGAAGGGACTAGATGCTCTTACATCTTCCCTTAATTATATTGGTGGGACCATCGGGAATGCTTTTGAG GAGGGTCTTGCAGTTGTGGAGAATCGTACTGCAGATATCATTCAGGAAACCCGAAAGCTGCAAATAAGGAAAAAAGATGGCAGCTCTGTTCCGCAGAATAATGCATCAAATATTAGTGGTACACGTCAGCAACCTCTGACACGGACCCACATGCATCCCCAGACGCAGACAGATTTAGAAACTCAACTCAAGGCATCTCGCGAC GTTGCAATGGCAATGGCTGCAAAAGCAAAGCTTCTTCTTCGGGAGCTGAAGACTGTGAAAGCTGACCTAGCTTTTGCTAAAGAACGTTGTGCGCAGCTGGAAGAAGAAAATAGGATTCTTCGAGTGAGTCGTGAAAAGGGCGACAATCCTGAAGATGATGATTTG ATAAGGCTCCAGCTCGAGACTCTTTTGGCAGAGAAGGCTAGGTTGGCTCAAGAGAACTCAGTCCTAACACGGGAGAACCGTTTCTTGAGGGAGATTGTTGAATACCACCAGCTCACCATGCAGGATGTCGTCTACCTCGATGAAAATAGTGAAGAGGTGACTGAAGTGTACCCCATAAAG GTTGTGAGTCCACAAGTGACCAAGGATATATCATCTCATCCTGTGTCATCCTCGGAGCCCATGGAGGTTTCGTGTGATGTCACCTCTTTGAGCTCTTTTATCCAAATTCCTGCTGAAGATGATTCAGGAAGACATTGA